A single uncultured Methanolobus sp. DNA region contains:
- a CDS encoding PQQ-binding-like beta-propeller repeat protein has product MFLSSGASASNWTQFQSNILNSGISTDKAPITEPDLNLSWDYGLPGSGGSIGSASINSPPLAVGDTVYAVTSGGTVSAINKITGVEKWNTSIGTIWYQLGAPAYGNNTIFIPTYKGDIYAIDSENGDLKWSRSAGDWIFTPVTYDENMIFFGDCNDWEGNNGQYYCYDDNGNEVWTRNSTGDGGYYWSGSCVIGNYLVFGDSEGLLTSVYKDSGIQKDEIDIASVFGISYAGSIKSSIVYNNESNRVYFTSKKSSSGYLFSIGFNTDGTFNTSEKYSASITESTSSPVVYNERVYVGSGDFASTGKMYCFNDFDLTQIWEYSPNGGVKASPVLSTAYDNGDGEVYIYFTTNDDDARVYCLRDYSNNTEPEEVWYYQPSSDINQYTVQGVAISDGWIFYGNDRGYLFGLASEDSVCIADFEASTVSGVSPLTVQFNDTSQGSISWEWDFGDGSVSYEKDPVHVYSSPGTYTVSLNVTSPAGNDIKIKENYISVWDDWNPWNDEDSEGNPDGTYITIEEVVEAYNCWRFSNTAPETGMSVTIESVVEMYNAWRFNNPM; this is encoded by the coding sequence ATGTTTCTTTCTTCTGGTGCATCTGCATCAAATTGGACTCAGTTTCAGTCTAATATATTAAACAGCGGGATAAGTACTGATAAAGCTCCAATAACTGAACCTGACTTGAATCTCTCCTGGGATTATGGGCTTCCGGGGTCGGGGGGATCCATAGGTTCTGCAAGTATAAACAGTCCTCCGTTAGCAGTTGGTGATACTGTATATGCTGTGACATCCGGTGGAACAGTTTCAGCAATTAATAAAATTACTGGTGTTGAAAAGTGGAATACTTCCATAGGAACTATCTGGTATCAACTAGGTGCTCCTGCTTATGGAAACAATACTATTTTTATTCCTACTTATAAGGGGGATATCTATGCAATTGATTCTGAAAACGGGGATTTGAAATGGAGTAGATCCGCAGGGGACTGGATTTTCACTCCGGTTACGTATGATGAGAATATGATTTTTTTCGGGGATTGTAATGACTGGGAGGGCAACAACGGCCAGTATTATTGTTACGATGATAACGGAAATGAAGTATGGACTCGAAATTCCACAGGCGATGGTGGTTACTATTGGTCAGGTTCCTGTGTAATAGGTAATTATCTGGTATTTGGTGATTCCGAAGGTCTTCTGACTTCAGTTTATAAGGATAGTGGAATTCAGAAGGATGAGATTGACATCGCTTCAGTTTTTGGAATATCATATGCAGGGTCTATCAAATCATCCATTGTTTATAATAATGAAAGTAACAGGGTTTACTTCACATCCAAGAAATCCAGTTCTGGATATCTGTTCTCTATAGGCTTTAATACGGATGGAACTTTTAATACTTCTGAGAAATACTCTGCATCAATTACGGAAAGCACTTCATCTCCTGTAGTTTACAATGAAAGGGTCTATGTAGGATCTGGTGATTTTGCTTCAACCGGAAAAATGTATTGTTTCAACGATTTTGATCTTACACAAATATGGGAATACTCTCCCAATGGTGGCGTAAAAGCCTCACCTGTACTATCTACAGCTTACGATAATGGTGACGGTGAGGTATACATTTATTTCACAACAAATGATGATGATGCAAGAGTTTATTGTCTAAGGGATTATTCCAACAATACAGAGCCAGAAGAGGTCTGGTACTATCAGCCATCTTCTGATATAAATCAATATACTGTTCAGGGAGTTGCAATATCTGATGGCTGGATATTTTATGGTAATGATAGGGGCTATTTATTCGGACTGGCTTCAGAGGACAGTGTATGTATAGCTGATTTTGAAGCCTCTACTGTATCCGGTGTATCTCCATTGACTGTTCAATTTAATGATACTTCACAGGGTTCAATATCATGGGAATGGGATTTTGGGGACGGATCAGTTTCTTATGAGAAAGACCCTGTTCATGTGTATTCATCTCCGGGAACATATACGGTATCACTGAACGTGACCTCTCCGGCTGGAAACGATATTAAGATAAAGGAAAACTATATTTCCGTATGGGATGACTGGAATCCGTGGAATGACGAAGATTCTGAAGGTAATCCGGATGGCACTTACATTACTATAGAAGAAGTTGTAGAAGCTTATAACTGCTGGAGATTTTCAAATACTGCACCAGAGACAGGTATGTCTGTGACCATTGAATCTGTTGTTGAAATGTATAATGCCTGGAGATTCAACAATCCTATGTGA